The nucleotide sequence TGAAGGCGGATTTAGCAACAGTTTACCGCTCGTTAAATCAATTTGCAGACACCGGTATTTTGAGCCGAGTAGAACTGGGCGATAGCTCGACTCGATTTGAATATCCTCAATCGCACCATCATCATATCATTTGCGTCGATTGCGGAAAAATTTCAAATATTCATTTGTGCAATCTTGATTTGCTTGTGAAAGAAATTTCTTCCATAACCGGATTTACCGATATCAATCATGAAGTGATTTTTAAGGGTAAATGCGGGTGCAAAGGAACGGCAAGTCGCTCGACGAGTCCATCAAATTTTCATCGTCATTGAACTTTTTTCGTCAGTTGAGGTTTGTTTTTAGAACTTAAAAAGGGAGTCGTTTATTGACTCCCTTTTTTTCATTCACCCATTATCACTTTCAATATGATTAGTCCATAATTCTTCGAAGAAACGCCGGGCGATCGGGATTATTTTTTCGAATTCGTTCATCGTTAAACGATTTTAAGTCAGTCACTGGCTTCTCAGTGATTTCCTCATCGAGCGGTGGTTTTTCCTTAATGATGGGCTGAATCGGTTGCTGATTTTCTTTTCGCATATAGGCGGGTATCTCGTAGATATCGCGCATATTTTGCGGTTCAGAAATTTGCGGGCGGCCTGTTGGAAATGGCCTTTGGTCATTGACATCAAAGGGTTTCGGCAAATGAGTTTCCGGAGCCTTTGGCACCCCTACTGAATTTGATCCGAAAATTTGAGTTTGATCGGGATCAACATTTTTTGCTTGAATTGGCGATTTAATGGGCTCTTGCAAACCGCTTGAGCGAACGACTTTTAATCCACTTGGGGTTGCGATAGGCTGCTGAGTAGCCGCGGAAATATTGCGGACAAAATTGACCCCCTTTTTATTGAATCCTGTCGCAATAACGGTTACTGTAATTTCACCTTGCTTTTCCTCATTTTCCACAATACCGTGAATGATGTGAGCATCAGTTCCAACTTGTTCTTGAATGTAATTCATTGCGATCTCGACGTCGTCGATACTCACATCACCTGTAATGTTCACCAATACACCTGAGGAGCCTTTGATTGATTGGCCATCGAGTAAGGGGCTTGAGATGGCTTCTTTTGCCGCTCGGAGCGCACGCTCTTCGCCTGATGCTACGGCTGAGCCCATCACGGCATCACCGGCCTCAGTCATAATGTTTCGAACATCGGCGAAATCGACATTGACATGCCCGTGATTGGTCACGATTTCGGAAATTCCTTTAGCGGCGCGATAGAGCACTTCATTGGCAAGGTTATAGGCATCGCGAGATTTCAGCCCTTTTGGTGCAAGCTGAAGAATACGCTGATTTTGAACAACAATGAGGGTATCGACATGTTTTCGTAATTCTTCAATACCCTTTTCAGCTGTTTGAGTCACACGCGGGCCTTCATAATTGAACGGCTTCGTGATAATGCCAATAGTTAAGATGCCTAAGTTTTTAGCAATTGCCGCTACAACAGGCGCGGCGCCGGTTCCGGTACCTTTGCCCATTCCGGCAGTAATGAAAAGCATATCAGTATTTCTGACCAGTTCAGAAATTCTTTCACGATCTTCTTCAGCGGCTTTTTGACCGACAAGCGGATTAAACCCTGCGCCTAAGCCTTTTGTAGCTTCGCGTCCGAGTTGTATGGTTTCATCAGCTTTTGAGGCTGAAAGGGCTTGTCTATCGGTATTGCAGACGATGAACTCAACGCCTGTAATTCCCCGTTCAATCATGTTATTGACTGCGTTTCCACCGCAACCGCCAACTCCAATAATTTTAATTTTGGCACCGCCCAAATGCTCTGCAGCGCGGTCAAATTCAAATGTTGACGTCATCGTTTCCTCCTCTAAAGATTTTAATACGGCTTAAAGTCCGGTTGCTTCTTTCAATTGAAAGTCGCATTGTTGTGTTGTGATAATATTTCATGATGCGTTTAGGCAAGTCGATTTTCGAATAATTAAATTTGATCAAACCAGTTTTTAAGTCGATTCACCAAAGAGTTATCATTTTCTTTGGGAATTTCTTTTGGCACCTCGGTTGCGGCTCTTTCTTCGGAGAGCAATGAATTTTCGGCACGAATCGGATTTTGTTCGATTTCTTCGAGTGCGCGTAAGACAAGCCCTACGGCCGTTGCGTAAATCGGTGAATTTATTTCACCAAGCATACCTCCTGATATACCTTCTGGTTTTCCGATTCGAACATCCATTCCAAGAATCTCTTGGGCGAGAGCTTGGGTACCGTCGATCATTGAACCACCTCCGGTGAGAATTGCACCGGCATTGAGATAATCGTAGTAGTCAGATTTTTTTAGGACTTTTACAGAGTGCTCAAAAATTTCAATCAATCGGGCTTCGATAATATTTGTCAGTTGACTACGCATAAACATTTTTGGTGCTCGGCCTTCAATGCTTTGGACATGAATTTCCTCGTCACGAATAAGATCGCGAGAGTAGGCAAATCCGTATTTGATTTTAAGATCTTCTGCAACATAGTCAAGTGTTTTAAGGCCGTAAGCGATGTCGTTCGTAACATCAAAGGCTGCCAATTTTATGACTTCTGAATGACGAATGACACCTTTTGTATAAATCGCGATATCGGATGTTCCTCCGCCGATATCAATAATTGCAACGCCAGACTTTTTCTCTGATTCTTTTAAGACTGCAAGCCCCGATGCAATGGGTTCAAAGGTCATTCCATTGATGACAAGACCAGCCTTTTCAATACACTGCTCGATATTGCGAATTTTATTCTTCATTCCAACCACCACATACACGGCACCCTTCATCGTTTGACCGACCATCCCAATTGGGTCAATAACACCTTCTTGATCATCGATAATAAATTCTTGCGGAATCGAGTGAATGATTTCTCGCTCAAGATTGATCAGATTAATCAGGTTATTTTTGGCTTTATCGACAAACCGGCGGACATCGTCTTCTCGAACAATTCCGCTGGGGTTAATGGTAATTTCGGCATTCGACTTTATGCATTGGACATGCTCACCCGATATACCCACATTTACCCCTTTGATGCGTATGCCCGACAGTTGCTCCGCTTGCTCAACGGCTTTTGTGATGGCATCAACTGTTTTATTGATGTTCACTACTGCTGCTCTTGAAACCCCTTCCGATTTTGCTTTTCCAACGCCAAGAATTTGAATTTTTCCGAATTCATCTTTCTTAGCGACAACCACACAAATTTTGGTGGTGCCGATATCCAACCCTACAACAATTTTATCTTTCATATCCCGATGCTTTGGCAAATACTTTTCCTGAATACCTTAAATCGACATACTCAAAAGCATTAATTCCCTTTTTGGTAATCACTGCTTTCCAGAATGTTTCAAAACTGACCAATACTTCCTGATGACGTTTCTCTTCCCTTTCATTCGTTAATTTTTCACTTTCTCCCTGCGGCGTTTCTATGGCTCCACCTGAAATGTAGAATCGCGTATCACCATCGTTTGTAAGAGCAATAATTCGCTTTGGATTTGCAACATTGATTTCAGCAATGACCATTTTTGCAAATTCACTTTTTTGTAGCTCGTTCAAGAAAAATAAGGCATCGCTTACCTCCGTACGATCTAACTTTCGCTTTCCTTCTTCTTTTACAATTTTCTGAAAGCCACTGAGTACCGGAATTTTTCCTGAGCCCTTCATTGCTTCGGAAGCAAAAGGCAGTAAACTTCCTTCTCTTGAAATCATAACCCATTTCCCGGAGACTGAGGCCATAGCAACAGGAATTTCTTCAACAATTTCAACTCGAATGGCATCCGGTAATTCTTTTGACACAATAGCCTTTGCAATAAATGGCTCAGATTGAAGCGTATCTGCTATTGCCGTAATTGAAACCTCTGAAAGCGACATTCCGCGCCACTTTTTGGTGAGCTTTACGATTGATTCTTCAGCAACGGTTTGATTCCCTGTGACGATGAGCCTCTCAAATTTTGACTCACCAAGAAGCAACCGAGATGCGATAAAAGCGACAATGAGAACAGAAACCAGCGCACCGATAACCCATAATTTTTTTCGTGAATCATTTGCATCAGGCTCCGTTATTCCTTCCCTTTCGGTTTCACTATTTTCAATATTCTCTTTCAGTTCCAATGAGGGTTTCTCATCGGTTGTGATATAGCTTTGAGCTGTGCTTGGTAAATCTGCCCGATTATTTTTTGGTTCAAACGGCCGATCTTCCCCTAAGTCAACATATCCTTTCATACCTCTAAATATGATGTTTGATTTCCGGCAGTTTGGCCAAAGGAATTTTCTTGAGCTTTCAAGGCATTCTGAGAAAATCCCAAGAGTTTAATTTCTAATTCGAGCGAGACACGAAACTTTTGAAAGACTTCTCTTTTAGCGATATCAATCAATTCTAGCATTTCACTTGCTTTTGCCGAAGCATTTGCATTGACCAAAAAATTGGCATGTTTTTCTGAAATTTGAGCGCCTCCCCTTTGAAGGCCTTTTAGTCCACAAGCTTCAATCATCACACCGGCAAACCTTGGATTACCCTCTGAATCCGGTGGCGGATTTTTGAAGACACTTCCTGCATTTGGCAAATTGAGCGGTTGAGACGAGCGGCGTTTTTCCATCCACTCTTTCTTCTTTTCGATTGCAATTTTCAGTTCACTTTCTTTAAGTTTCTTCAATTTCAACTTGGTTGAAAGAATGATATCATTCCCAAGATCGGTACCTCGGTATCGGTATGCAATTTTGCTTTTGTGTAATTTTTCAATTTTGCCATTCCTTAAAACCTCGACCCATTCAATGACTTCAAAAATTTCTTTTCCGTAAGCGCCGGCATTCATTAATACAGCTCCGCCAATACTCCCGGGCACACCGGAAAGATTTTCTAACCCGCCATATCCTTTCTTTAGTGTTTTTGCA is from Chloroherpetonaceae bacterium and encodes:
- the murB gene encoding UDP-N-acetylmuramate dehydrogenase; the protein is MPRLKPKGVSMVSLEEMRKAIRGEILIAENLAKYSSYRIGGNADFFIKPLDKQDVLSAVSFFQKSGIQYVVLGRGSNVLISDEGIRGAVISLRENLEKVEVESEDEEHIYFYVEAGVDLPELAAKTLKKGYGGLENLSGVPGSIGGAVLMNAGAYGKEIFEVIEWVEVLRNGKIEKLHKSKIAYRYRGTDLGNDIILSTKLKLKKLKESELKIAIEKKKEWMEKRRSSQPLNLPNAGSVFKNPPPDSEGNPRFAGVMIEACGLKGLQRGGAQISEKHANFLVNANASAKASEMLELIDIAKREVFQKFRVSLELEIKLLGFSQNALKAQENSFGQTAGNQTSYLEV
- the ftsZ gene encoding cell division protein FtsZ gives rise to the protein MTSTFEFDRAAEHLGGAKIKIIGVGGCGGNAVNNMIERGITGVEFIVCNTDRQALSASKADETIQLGREATKGLGAGFNPLVGQKAAEEDRERISELVRNTDMLFITAGMGKGTGTGAAPVVAAIAKNLGILTIGIITKPFNYEGPRVTQTAEKGIEELRKHVDTLIVVQNQRILQLAPKGLKSRDAYNLANEVLYRAAKGISEIVTNHGHVNVDFADVRNIMTEAGDAVMGSAVASGEERALRAAKEAISSPLLDGQSIKGSSGVLVNITGDVSIDDVEIAMNYIQEQVGTDAHIIHGIVENEEKQGEITVTVIATGFNKKGVNFVRNISAATQQPIATPSGLKVVRSSGLQEPIKSPIQAKNVDPDQTQIFGSNSVGVPKAPETHLPKPFDVNDQRPFPTGRPQISEPQNMRDIYEIPAYMRKENQQPIQPIIKEKPPLDEEITEKPVTDLKSFNDERIRKNNPDRPAFLRRIMD
- the ftsA gene encoding cell division protein FtsA is translated as MKDKIVVGLDIGTTKICVVVAKKDEFGKIQILGVGKAKSEGVSRAAVVNINKTVDAITKAVEQAEQLSGIRIKGVNVGISGEHVQCIKSNAEITINPSGIVREDDVRRFVDKAKNNLINLINLEREIIHSIPQEFIIDDQEGVIDPIGMVGQTMKGAVYVVVGMKNKIRNIEQCIEKAGLVINGMTFEPIASGLAVLKESEKKSGVAIIDIGGGTSDIAIYTKGVIRHSEVIKLAAFDVTNDIAYGLKTLDYVAEDLKIKYGFAYSRDLIRDEEIHVQSIEGRAPKMFMRSQLTNIIEARLIEIFEHSVKVLKKSDYYDYLNAGAILTGGGSMIDGTQALAQEILGMDVRIGKPEGISGGMLGEINSPIYATAVGLVLRALEEIEQNPIRAENSLLSEERAATEVPKEIPKENDNSLVNRLKNWFDQI
- a CDS encoding FtsQ-type POTRA domain-containing protein, which codes for MKGYVDLGEDRPFEPKNNRADLPSTAQSYITTDEKPSLELKENIENSETEREGITEPDANDSRKKLWVIGALVSVLIVAFIASRLLLGESKFERLIVTGNQTVAEESIVKLTKKWRGMSLSEVSITAIADTLQSEPFIAKAIVSKELPDAIRVEIVEEIPVAMASVSGKWVMISREGSLLPFASEAMKGSGKIPVLSGFQKIVKEEGKRKLDRTEVSDALFFLNELQKSEFAKMVIAEINVANPKRIIALTNDGDTRFYISGGAIETPQGESEKLTNEREEKRHQEVLVSFETFWKAVITKKGINAFEYVDLRYSGKVFAKASGYER
- a CDS encoding transcriptional repressor, with amino-acid sequence MTPSIKSAQRKYYDLLKNNDFKVTMARLKMLEVIDKLHIPLTAAEIHEKLKNLEPPVKADLATVYRSLNQFADTGILSRVELGDSSTRFEYPQSHHHHIICVDCGKISNIHLCNLDLLVKEISSITGFTDINHEVIFKGKCGCKGTASRSTSPSNFHRH